A part of Vespa crabro chromosome 20, iyVesCrab1.2, whole genome shotgun sequence genomic DNA contains:
- the LOC124431186 gene encoding ral GTPase-activating protein subunit alpha-1 isoform X3: MFGKKLHVDVKKSTLKVQDVKKDSATRFKHLKIVLENVDTDEAKGFFEGNFSHVYFILYDCFVSAEANLRQRELSFHIVHKAHREELEQVLHLLEKVLTLLPELLNRRWQCHSLARILQKLLHPGNSWKLRRQAIRYFILWYQALGENAPEHIHQMFACLVPGFPPPQSLHYKCERKIDNKKDKSTRTSTSDEKEKRDFYDAQVIQSIFHDNGSNQGPISQVDGGPILPPQGGEKPLDNETVRFLEALLEFMVTQVVKIEWRDKTTRQHKTFQFLLERFKATYLRYICPEFDDNFSLYKPNLELPTMRKPTNQSQNNYVLCKVALIKWIANFTHVARKDSLFTHLPQSTTPNEENPESELRRVSVTQHSSDSNLLSPESTLSQHDNQNQEDNTISAVTLVREVLYGNRDNVNFVHELYRQAFLLDFSHAGAIRKAIAVYKDWIQMNELPPFMLEPLDGHKERDYDDSLKKDSNETDKSPSENFRQTRLRNDSYLGAIHRENLFIRAGLQNVLQVFITQASHVFFLEYSGLNSTAALIEEQTDSCKRVLNVYRYVVMHSRLEPATWEQLLRVLLQITSLVLSENSSRRKHHETIGGKLAPAIFQTLIVTWIKANLNVVISTQLWDQFLEVLSSLTQWEELIREWAKTLDTLTRVLARHVYNLDLNDLPLDRLSEQKTKRRRGIGSRAASIGSVQPPCKGSIDQESNATSKENVTDHPLRDLRKGRMLPRSASDNTIYNGKARTKFHRSRTHTVHTGVPEQDMARLLSSGPTSSITGKMLPNRRAKSLDSIVIVDSEPPSPRCPSPTPSSGVDSNKDSPIQIENIDGSSIDTNDITERRSVMAGGGVRGWLPDVAVVLWRRMLSALGDVNNIQDPILHGQVMDYLVQLTQTLIKIRLNQGISGDNQVTPPAPELIPPLTVIAPWCFKAIQLPAQYEVGKLAAYRLICLLTVQPLDINLPKQHLNLFYRAVHNGIASNDSKVLHVLVKYTGPRLFSLNLPGSSLLILDYIHAANVILSSQDVEAPRTEAVSIIGSLLSLPATIAKLPVLQPNGSDILTIVCPDVKEHVVNILLRSCRREPTGIARCLALSSIAMFAYRELSCKNQHPRIPEAVTVLLLALRATHVIVAQVACDSLLLLCDKADILLELYPNVPCKITHVLSETLGRMTLRERRGPLTISMIFCLGEWAMNLGPTVLLRVYQGKPLLMTLFTVLDNIAQNKGGKDPPKTNKCHQDEDDDFDPDVTLDNLTDEICAKSPHRGNVHSVQLAAKMVMMHLINHLGHFPMGIGAARLSSLVVELDDVPGIEGDELSSAIFQAPNIQLLMLSNSIIMSLVELAALDAPGGGVTAGLTTAPSLVRVLLRDLAGKASWDSSILYSQPFIDDEFQTPFGKSIDWGIKSHKEELNSVITQQSCASRHTIRHREPHILPTFANGASDMDNLDDLLQYIGHTSPEVLCNPEIALNAPANPPHGLYLESETIATILNQRNAEQEHLNNWSQHISMCATPISPPSCRQPPAPFHHCRLLFSHLGLSGWEQRRKLHLLTKNEKLLRELRNLDSQRSRETHKIAVIYVSQGQEDKNSILSNVAASKEYENFVARLAWEVELESHTGFLGGLVPGKASGVTAPYFATSFTEVLFHVATRMPSDSPESLLQKTRHLGNDEVHIVWSEHWRDYRRDIIPTEFCDVLIVIYPLHNKLYRIQISRKPEIPFFGPLFDECIVEDKVLPGLVRTTALAASRAKRSTLTLYQHYYEERARSIDTVMRNHKESTTFEEFTANVYSPVQPASPFSGTSSVSGSTTSVQSTASSNLAAALIDSHQGRSGLRSTSATSNDTRANRASDGSRVWFSNDAQENTALHGISPRPVKKMSFKSGPKQRTNTQPTPPDSPRYK; encoded by the exons ATGTTCGGTAAAAAACTTCATGTAGACGTCAAAAAGTCAACACTCAAAGTTCAGGATGTTAAAAAGGACAGTGCAACCCGATTTAAACATCTTAAAATTGTCCTAG aaaatgttGATACGGACGAAGCAAAAGGCTTTTTTGAAGGAAATTTTAGtcatgtttattttatattatatgactGCTTTGTGTCTGCTGAGGCCAATCTACGACAGCGTG AACTTTCCTTTCATATCG TACACAAGGCACATAGAGAAGAATTAGAGCAAGTATTACATCTATTAGAAAAAGTTTTAACTCTTCTTCCTGAACTTTTAAATAGACGATGGCAATGTCATAGTCTTGCAAGAATTCTACAAAAGTTATTACATCCTGGAAATAGTTGGAAACTTCGTAGGCAAGCCATAAG gtattttattttatggtaTCAAGCACTGGGTGAAAATGCTCCTGAACATATCCATCAAATGTTTGCCTGTTTGGTCCCAGGCTTTCCACCACCACAATCTTTGCACTATAAATGTGAACGTAAAattgataacaaaaaagataaatcaacGAGAACAAGCACATctgatgagaaagagaaaagagacttTTATGATGCACAAGTGATACAGAGTATTTTTCATGATAATGGTTCAAATCAGGGTCCGATAAGTCAGGTAGATGGTGGACCTATTTTACCTCCACAAGGAGGAGAAAAGCCATTAGACAATGAGACTGTTAGATTTTTAGAAGCATTATTGGAGTTCATGGTGACACAGGTAGTCAAAATAGAATGGAGAGATAAAACAACGAGGCAGCACAAgacatttcaatttttattagaacgtTTTAAAGCAACTTACCTCCGTTATATATGTCCAGAATTTGatgacaatttttctttatataagcCTAATTTAGAATTGCCTACAATGAGAAAGCCAACTAATCAAAGTCAGAATAATTATGTTCTTTGTAAAGTTGCACTAATCAAATGGATCGCAAACTTTACTCATGTTGCAAGAAAAGATAGTCTTTTTACACATCTCCCACAAAGCACAACACCCAATGAAGAAAATCCAGAGTCAGAGCTACGTCGCGTTTCAGTTACACAACATTCGAGTGATTCAAATTTACTTTCACCTGAATCTACATTATCTCAACACGATAATCAAAATCAAGAAGATAACACTATATCAGCTGTTACTTTAGTCAGAGAAGTTCTCTATGGAAATAgagataatgttaattttgttCATGAACTTTATAGACAAGCATTTCTCTTAGATTTCAGTCATGCAGGAGCAATAAGAAAAGCTATAGCTGTATATAAGGATTGGAtacaaatgaatgaattacCACCATTTATGTTAGAACCTTTGGATGGACATAAAGAACGAGACTATGATGATAGTCTGAAAAAAGATTCTAATGAGACAGATAAGAGTCCATCCGAAAATTTTCGTCAAACTAGATTGAGAAATGATTCATATTTAGGTGCTATACATAgggaaaatttgtttataagaGCAGGATTACAAAATGTACTGCAAGTATTTATTACACAAGCATCACACGTATTTTTCCTTGAATATTCAGGTTTAAATTCAACTGCAGCTTTAATAGAAGAACAAACCGATAGTTGTAAAAGAGTTTTGAATGTTTATCGATATGTTGTAATGCATTCAAGATTGGAGCCTGCAACGTGGGAGCAATTGCTCAGAGTACTTCTTCAAATTACGTCGCTAGTACTGAGTGAAAATTCATCTCGTCGCAAACACCATGAAACAATTGGTGGCAAATTAGCACCTGCTATATTTCAAACTTTGATTGTTACTTGGATAAAAGCCAATTTAAATGTAGTGATATCTACTCAACTTTGGGATCAGTTTTTAGAAGTACTATCTTCTTTGACGCAATGGGAAGAATTAATTCGAGAATGGGCAAAAACATTGGATACTTTAACACGAGTACTTGCAAGgcatgtatataatttagatTTAAATGATCTACCATTAGATAGATTAAgtgaacaaaaaacaaaaagacgtCGTGGAATTGGAAGTCGTGCTGCATCGATAGGAAGTGTTCAGCCACCATGCAAAGGAAGTATTGATCAAGAGAGTAATGCTAcatcaaaagaaaatgtaacag ATCATCCATTACGGGATTTAAGAAAAGGACGAATGTTACCACGCAGTGCAAGCGATAACACTATTTATAATGGAAAAGCTCGTACGAAGTTTCATAGAAGTCGAACTCATACTGTACATACTGGTGTTCCTG AGCAAGATATGGCACGATTACTATCAAGTGGTCCTACATCATCAATAACTGGAAAAATGCTACCAAACAGACGTGCTAAATCATTGGATAGCATTGTCATAGTTGATAGTGAACCACCATCTCCACGTTGTCCCTCTCCAACACCAAGCAGTGGCGTTGACAGCAATAAAGATAGTCCAATACAAATAGAGAACATTGATGGCAGCAGTATTG atACAAATGATATAACAGAAAGAAGATCTGTTATGGCAGGCGGTGGAGTACGAGGATGGTTACCAGATGTTGCTGTTGTATTATGGAGGCGAATGTTATCTGCTTTGGgagatgtaaataatattcaagatCCAATATTACATGGTCAAGTTATGGATTATCTTGTACAACTCACACAAACTCTTATAAAG aTTCGCTTAAATCAAGGTATCTCTGGGGACAATCAAGTAACACCTCCTGCTCCAGAACTTATTCCACCTCTAACAGTTATTGCTCCATGGTGTTTTAag GCAATACAATTACCAGCTCAATATGAAGTAGGCAAATTAGCCGCTTATCGCCTTATATGCCTCTTGACTGTTCAACCTTTGGATATAAATTTACCAAAACAGCAtttgaatcttttttatcgtgcTGTTCATAATGGCATTGCTAGCAACGATAGTAAAGTACTCCATGTATTAGTCAAATATACTGGGCCTCGATTATTTAGTTTAAATCTACCTGGTTCTAGTCTTCTTATTTTGGATTATATCCATGCCGCTAATGTAATACTAAGTAGTCAAGATGTCGAg gcACCCAGAACGGAAGCTGTCTCTATAATCGgttcgctattatcattacctGCAACCATAGCTAAATTACCTGTGCTACAACCAAATGGATCTGATATTTTAACAATAGTATGCCCCGATGTAAAG GAACATGTAGTGAATATTCTTCTGAGAAGTTGTAGACGCGAACCAACTGGAATAGCAAGATGTTTAGCCCTTTCTAGCATAGCCATGTTTGCGTACAGAGAATTATCTTGTAAAAATCAACATCCACGAATTCCAGAGGCTGTTactgttcttcttcttgcgCTTAGG gCTACACATGTGATAGTTGCTCAGGTGGCATGCGATTCCCTTTTACTTTTGTGCGACAAGGCAGACATTTTATTGGAATTGTATCCTAATGTACCATGCAAAATCACACAT gtCCTTTCAGAGACTCTTGGTCGTATGACTCTACGAGAAAGGCGTGGCCCATTAActatatcgatgatattttgTTTAGGAGAATGGGCTATGAATTTGGGTCCAACTGTATTATTACGTGTATATCAAGGAAAACCACTTTTAATGACATTATTCACA gtTTTAGATAACATAGCACAAaataaaggaggaaaagatcCACCAAAAACGAATAAATGTCATCAAGATGAAGACGATGATTTTGATCCCGATGTCACTTTGGATAACTTAACGGATGAAATATGTGCAAAGTCTCCTCATCGTGGTAATGTTCATTCGGTTCAGCTTGCAGCAAAaatg GTAATGATGCATTTGATTAATCATCTGGGTCACTTTCCAATGGGTATTGGTGCAGCACGTCTTTCGTCTTTAGTTGTTGAATTGGATGATGTACCAGGAATCGAAGGAGATGAGCTATCTTCTGCAATCTTTCAAGCAccaaatatacaattattaatgttatccaATTCAATTATAATGTCCCTCGTTGAATTAGCCGCACTTGATGCACCCGGAGGAGGAGTTACAGCTGGTTTAACAACGGCTCCTTCTTTAGTAAGAGTATTATTACGAGATTTAGCAGGGAAAGCATCTTGGGATAGTTCCATTTTGTATAGTCAACCGTTTATTGACGATGAATTTCAAACACCATTTGGAAAATCAA ttGATTGGGGTATAAAATCTCATAAGGAAGAATTGAATAGTGTTATAACGCAACAGAGTTGTGCCTCGAGACACACTATAAGGCATCGCGAGCCTCATATTTTGCCAACATTTGCAAATGGTGCAAGTGATATGGACAATTTAGATGAT CTTCTTCAATATATAGGACATACGAGTCCTGAAGTTTTGTGTAATCCGGAGATAGCATTAAATGCACCTGCTAATCCACCGCATGGATTGTACCTAGAAAGTGAAACTATTGCAACTATTTTAAATCAACGAAATGCGGAACAAGAACATCTTAATAATTGGAGTCAACATATTAg CATGTGTGCGACACCAATTAGTCCACCATCGTGCCGTCAACCACCAGCACCGTTTCATCACTGCCGGCTTCTATTTTCTCATTTGGGCCTGTCTGGTTGGGAACAACGGAGAAAGTTACATTTGCTtactaaaaatgaaaaacttcTACGTGAATTACGAAATCTTGATAGTCAACGTTCTAGAGAGACACATAAGATCGCAGTGATTTATGTTAGTCAGGgacaagaagataaaaattcgatattaAGCAATGTAGCAGCTAGTAAGGAGTATGAAAATTTTGTAGCCAGGTTAGCTTGGGAAGTTGAACTTGAATCGCATACTGGTTTTCTTGGGGGTCTTGTACCTGGAAAAGCATCCGGTGTAACTGCACCTTATTTTGCAACATCTTTTACCGAAGTTCTCTTTCATGTAGCAACAAGAATGCCATCCGATAGTCCAGAAAGTTTATTACAAAAG ACACGACATCTTGGCAACGACGAAGTTCATATTGTTTGGTCAGAACATTGGAGAGATTATCGTAGAGATATCATACCGACAGAATTTTGTGatgttttaatagttatttatcCATTGCACAATAAGTTATATAGAATACAAATTTCTAGAAAGCCAGAAATCCCATTTTTTGGTCCATTGTTTGATGAATGTATCGTTGAAGACAAAGTTCTCCCTGGTTTAGTTAGAACCACAGCTTTGGCTGCTAGTAGAGCCAAGAGATCAACCCTTACATTATATCAACATTA TTATGAGGAACGGGCAAGATCTATCGACACAGTAATGAGGAATCATAAAGAATCTACAACTTTCGAAGAGTTCACCGCAAATGTCTATTCTCCGGTACAACCAGCAAGTCCATTCAGTGGAACGTCTTCTGTATCTG GATCTACAACAAGCGTGCAATCCACAGCATCGTCAAACCTTGCAGCGGCACTTATAGATTCGCATCAGGGTCGTTCTGGTCTACGCAGTACTTCGGCAACAAGCAATGATACTCGTGCAAATAGAG CTTCTGATGGAAGCAGAGTATGGTTCAGTAATGATGCTCAGGAAAATACTGCTTTGCATGGAATTTCACCAAGACCTGTTAAAAAGATGTCTTTCAAAAGTGGGCCAAAGCAGAGAACAAATACACAGCCTACACCGCCGGATAGTCCAAGATACAAATAA
- the LOC124431186 gene encoding ral GTPase-activating protein subunit alpha-1 isoform X4 produces MFGKKLHVDVKKSTLKVQDVKKDSATRFKHLKIVLENVDTDEAKGFFEGNFSHVYFILYDCFVSAEANLRQRELSFHIVHKAHREELEQVLHLLEKVLTLLPELLNRRWQCHSLARILQKLLHPGNSWKLRRQAIRYFILWYQALGENAPEHIHQMFACLVPGFPPPQSLHYKCERKIDNKKDKSTRTSTSDEKEKRDFYDAQVIQSIFHDNGSNQGPISQVDGGPILPPQGGEKPLDNETVRFLEALLEFMVTQVVKIEWRDKTTRQHKTFQFLLERFKATYLRYICPEFDDNFSLYKPNLELPTMRKPTNQSQNNYVLCKVALIKWIANFTHVARKDSLFTHLPQSTTPNEENPESELRRVSVTQHSSDSNLLSPESTLSQHDNQNQEDNTISAVTLVREVLYGNRDNVNFVHELYRQAFLLDFSHAGAIRKAIAVYKDWIQMNELPPFMLEPLDGHKERDYDDSLKKDSNETDKSPSENFRQTRLRNDSYLGAIHRENLFIRAGLQNVLQVFITQASHVFFLEYSGLNSTAALIEEQTDSCKRVLNVYRYVVMHSRLEPATWEQLLRVLLQITSLVLSENSSRRKHHETIGGKLAPAIFQTLIVTWIKANLNVVISTQLWDQFLEVLSSLTQWEELIREWAKTLDTLTRVLARHVYNLDLNDLPLDRLSEQKTKRRRGIGSRAASIGSVQPPCKGSIDQESNATSKENVTDHPLRDLRKGRMLPRSASDNTIYNGKARTKFHRSRTHTVHTGVPVLPLSIEQDMARLLSSGPTSSITGKMLPNRRAKSLDSIVIVDSEPPSPRCPSPTPSSGVDSNKDSPIQIENIDGSSIDTNDITERRSVMAGGGVRGWLPDVAVVLWRRMLSALGDVNNIQDPILHGQVMDYLVQLTQTLIKIRLNQGISGDNQVTPPAPELIPPLTVIAPWCFKAIQLPAQYEVGKLAAYRLICLLTVQPLDINLPKQHLNLFYRAVHNGIASNDSKVLHVLVKYTGPRLFSLNLPGSSLLILDYIHAANVILSSQDVEAPRTEAVSIIGSLLSLPATIAKLPVLQPNGSDILTIVCPDVKEHVVNILLRSCRREPTGIARCLALSSIAMFAYRELSCKNQHPRIPEAVTVLLLALRATHVIVAQVACDSLLLLCDKADILLELYPNVPCKITHVLSETLGRMTLRERRGPLTISMIFCLGEWAMNLGPTVLLRVYQGKPLLMTLFTVLDNIAQNKGGKDPPKTNKCHQDEDDDFDPDVTLDNLTDEICAKSPHRGNVHSVQLAAKMVMMHLINHLGHFPMGIGAARLSSLVVELDDVPGIEGDELSSAIFQAPNIQLLMLSNSIIMSLVELAALDAPGGGVTAGLTTAPSLVRVLLRDLAGKASWDSSILYSQPFIDDEFQTPFGKSIDWGIKSHKEELNSVITQQSCASRHTIRHREPHILPTFANGASDMDNLDDLLQYIGHTSPEVLCNPEIALNAPANPPHGLYLESETIATILNQRNAEQEHLNNWSQHISMCATPISPPSCRQPPAPFHHCRLLFSHLGLSGWEQRRKLHLLTKNEKLLRELRNLDSQRSRETHKIAVIYVSQGQEDKNSILSNVAASKEYENFVARLAWEVELESHTGFLGGLVPGKASGVTAPYFATSFTEVLFHVATRMPSDSPESLLQKTRHLGNDEVHIVWSEHWRDYRRDIIPTEFCDVLIVIYPLHNKLYRIQISRKPEIPFFGPLFDECIVEDKVLPGLVRTTALAASRAKRSTLTLYQHYYEERARSIDTVMRNHKESTTFEEFTANVYSPVQPASPFSGTSSVSGSTTSVQSTASSNLAAALIDSHQGRSGLRSTSATSNDTRANRGD; encoded by the exons ATGTTCGGTAAAAAACTTCATGTAGACGTCAAAAAGTCAACACTCAAAGTTCAGGATGTTAAAAAGGACAGTGCAACCCGATTTAAACATCTTAAAATTGTCCTAG aaaatgttGATACGGACGAAGCAAAAGGCTTTTTTGAAGGAAATTTTAGtcatgtttattttatattatatgactGCTTTGTGTCTGCTGAGGCCAATCTACGACAGCGTG AACTTTCCTTTCATATCG TACACAAGGCACATAGAGAAGAATTAGAGCAAGTATTACATCTATTAGAAAAAGTTTTAACTCTTCTTCCTGAACTTTTAAATAGACGATGGCAATGTCATAGTCTTGCAAGAATTCTACAAAAGTTATTACATCCTGGAAATAGTTGGAAACTTCGTAGGCAAGCCATAAG gtattttattttatggtaTCAAGCACTGGGTGAAAATGCTCCTGAACATATCCATCAAATGTTTGCCTGTTTGGTCCCAGGCTTTCCACCACCACAATCTTTGCACTATAAATGTGAACGTAAAattgataacaaaaaagataaatcaacGAGAACAAGCACATctgatgagaaagagaaaagagacttTTATGATGCACAAGTGATACAGAGTATTTTTCATGATAATGGTTCAAATCAGGGTCCGATAAGTCAGGTAGATGGTGGACCTATTTTACCTCCACAAGGAGGAGAAAAGCCATTAGACAATGAGACTGTTAGATTTTTAGAAGCATTATTGGAGTTCATGGTGACACAGGTAGTCAAAATAGAATGGAGAGATAAAACAACGAGGCAGCACAAgacatttcaatttttattagaacgtTTTAAAGCAACTTACCTCCGTTATATATGTCCAGAATTTGatgacaatttttctttatataagcCTAATTTAGAATTGCCTACAATGAGAAAGCCAACTAATCAAAGTCAGAATAATTATGTTCTTTGTAAAGTTGCACTAATCAAATGGATCGCAAACTTTACTCATGTTGCAAGAAAAGATAGTCTTTTTACACATCTCCCACAAAGCACAACACCCAATGAAGAAAATCCAGAGTCAGAGCTACGTCGCGTTTCAGTTACACAACATTCGAGTGATTCAAATTTACTTTCACCTGAATCTACATTATCTCAACACGATAATCAAAATCAAGAAGATAACACTATATCAGCTGTTACTTTAGTCAGAGAAGTTCTCTATGGAAATAgagataatgttaattttgttCATGAACTTTATAGACAAGCATTTCTCTTAGATTTCAGTCATGCAGGAGCAATAAGAAAAGCTATAGCTGTATATAAGGATTGGAtacaaatgaatgaattacCACCATTTATGTTAGAACCTTTGGATGGACATAAAGAACGAGACTATGATGATAGTCTGAAAAAAGATTCTAATGAGACAGATAAGAGTCCATCCGAAAATTTTCGTCAAACTAGATTGAGAAATGATTCATATTTAGGTGCTATACATAgggaaaatttgtttataagaGCAGGATTACAAAATGTACTGCAAGTATTTATTACACAAGCATCACACGTATTTTTCCTTGAATATTCAGGTTTAAATTCAACTGCAGCTTTAATAGAAGAACAAACCGATAGTTGTAAAAGAGTTTTGAATGTTTATCGATATGTTGTAATGCATTCAAGATTGGAGCCTGCAACGTGGGAGCAATTGCTCAGAGTACTTCTTCAAATTACGTCGCTAGTACTGAGTGAAAATTCATCTCGTCGCAAACACCATGAAACAATTGGTGGCAAATTAGCACCTGCTATATTTCAAACTTTGATTGTTACTTGGATAAAAGCCAATTTAAATGTAGTGATATCTACTCAACTTTGGGATCAGTTTTTAGAAGTACTATCTTCTTTGACGCAATGGGAAGAATTAATTCGAGAATGGGCAAAAACATTGGATACTTTAACACGAGTACTTGCAAGgcatgtatataatttagatTTAAATGATCTACCATTAGATAGATTAAgtgaacaaaaaacaaaaagacgtCGTGGAATTGGAAGTCGTGCTGCATCGATAGGAAGTGTTCAGCCACCATGCAAAGGAAGTATTGATCAAGAGAGTAATGCTAcatcaaaagaaaatgtaacag ATCATCCATTACGGGATTTAAGAAAAGGACGAATGTTACCACGCAGTGCAAGCGATAACACTATTTATAATGGAAAAGCTCGTACGAAGTTTCATAGAAGTCGAACTCATACTGTACATACTGGTGTTCCTG TACTTCCCCTATCTATAGAGCAAGATATGGCACGATTACTATCAAGTGGTCCTACATCATCAATAACTGGAAAAATGCTACCAAACAGACGTGCTAAATCATTGGATAGCATTGTCATAGTTGATAGTGAACCACCATCTCCACGTTGTCCCTCTCCAACACCAAGCAGTGGCGTTGACAGCAATAAAGATAGTCCAATACAAATAGAGAACATTGATGGCAGCAGTATTG atACAAATGATATAACAGAAAGAAGATCTGTTATGGCAGGCGGTGGAGTACGAGGATGGTTACCAGATGTTGCTGTTGTATTATGGAGGCGAATGTTATCTGCTTTGGgagatgtaaataatattcaagatCCAATATTACATGGTCAAGTTATGGATTATCTTGTACAACTCACACAAACTCTTATAAAG aTTCGCTTAAATCAAGGTATCTCTGGGGACAATCAAGTAACACCTCCTGCTCCAGAACTTATTCCACCTCTAACAGTTATTGCTCCATGGTGTTTTAag GCAATACAATTACCAGCTCAATATGAAGTAGGCAAATTAGCCGCTTATCGCCTTATATGCCTCTTGACTGTTCAACCTTTGGATATAAATTTACCAAAACAGCAtttgaatcttttttatcgtgcTGTTCATAATGGCATTGCTAGCAACGATAGTAAAGTACTCCATGTATTAGTCAAATATACTGGGCCTCGATTATTTAGTTTAAATCTACCTGGTTCTAGTCTTCTTATTTTGGATTATATCCATGCCGCTAATGTAATACTAAGTAGTCAAGATGTCGAg gcACCCAGAACGGAAGCTGTCTCTATAATCGgttcgctattatcattacctGCAACCATAGCTAAATTACCTGTGCTACAACCAAATGGATCTGATATTTTAACAATAGTATGCCCCGATGTAAAG GAACATGTAGTGAATATTCTTCTGAGAAGTTGTAGACGCGAACCAACTGGAATAGCAAGATGTTTAGCCCTTTCTAGCATAGCCATGTTTGCGTACAGAGAATTATCTTGTAAAAATCAACATCCACGAATTCCAGAGGCTGTTactgttcttcttcttgcgCTTAGG gCTACACATGTGATAGTTGCTCAGGTGGCATGCGATTCCCTTTTACTTTTGTGCGACAAGGCAGACATTTTATTGGAATTGTATCCTAATGTACCATGCAAAATCACACAT gtCCTTTCAGAGACTCTTGGTCGTATGACTCTACGAGAAAGGCGTGGCCCATTAActatatcgatgatattttgTTTAGGAGAATGGGCTATGAATTTGGGTCCAACTGTATTATTACGTGTATATCAAGGAAAACCACTTTTAATGACATTATTCACA gtTTTAGATAACATAGCACAAaataaaggaggaaaagatcCACCAAAAACGAATAAATGTCATCAAGATGAAGACGATGATTTTGATCCCGATGTCACTTTGGATAACTTAACGGATGAAATATGTGCAAAGTCTCCTCATCGTGGTAATGTTCATTCGGTTCAGCTTGCAGCAAAaatg GTAATGATGCATTTGATTAATCATCTGGGTCACTTTCCAATGGGTATTGGTGCAGCACGTCTTTCGTCTTTAGTTGTTGAATTGGATGATGTACCAGGAATCGAAGGAGATGAGCTATCTTCTGCAATCTTTCAAGCAccaaatatacaattattaatgttatccaATTCAATTATAATGTCCCTCGTTGAATTAGCCGCACTTGATGCACCCGGAGGAGGAGTTACAGCTGGTTTAACAACGGCTCCTTCTTTAGTAAGAGTATTATTACGAGATTTAGCAGGGAAAGCATCTTGGGATAGTTCCATTTTGTATAGTCAACCGTTTATTGACGATGAATTTCAAACACCATTTGGAAAATCAA ttGATTGGGGTATAAAATCTCATAAGGAAGAATTGAATAGTGTTATAACGCAACAGAGTTGTGCCTCGAGACACACTATAAGGCATCGCGAGCCTCATATTTTGCCAACATTTGCAAATGGTGCAAGTGATATGGACAATTTAGATGAT CTTCTTCAATATATAGGACATACGAGTCCTGAAGTTTTGTGTAATCCGGAGATAGCATTAAATGCACCTGCTAATCCACCGCATGGATTGTACCTAGAAAGTGAAACTATTGCAACTATTTTAAATCAACGAAATGCGGAACAAGAACATCTTAATAATTGGAGTCAACATATTAg CATGTGTGCGACACCAATTAGTCCACCATCGTGCCGTCAACCACCAGCACCGTTTCATCACTGCCGGCTTCTATTTTCTCATTTGGGCCTGTCTGGTTGGGAACAACGGAGAAAGTTACATTTGCTtactaaaaatgaaaaacttcTACGTGAATTACGAAATCTTGATAGTCAACGTTCTAGAGAGACACATAAGATCGCAGTGATTTATGTTAGTCAGGgacaagaagataaaaattcgatattaAGCAATGTAGCAGCTAGTAAGGAGTATGAAAATTTTGTAGCCAGGTTAGCTTGGGAAGTTGAACTTGAATCGCATACTGGTTTTCTTGGGGGTCTTGTACCTGGAAAAGCATCCGGTGTAACTGCACCTTATTTTGCAACATCTTTTACCGAAGTTCTCTTTCATGTAGCAACAAGAATGCCATCCGATAGTCCAGAAAGTTTATTACAAAAG ACACGACATCTTGGCAACGACGAAGTTCATATTGTTTGGTCAGAACATTGGAGAGATTATCGTAGAGATATCATACCGACAGAATTTTGTGatgttttaatagttatttatcCATTGCACAATAAGTTATATAGAATACAAATTTCTAGAAAGCCAGAAATCCCATTTTTTGGTCCATTGTTTGATGAATGTATCGTTGAAGACAAAGTTCTCCCTGGTTTAGTTAGAACCACAGCTTTGGCTGCTAGTAGAGCCAAGAGATCAACCCTTACATTATATCAACATTA TTATGAGGAACGGGCAAGATCTATCGACACAGTAATGAGGAATCATAAAGAATCTACAACTTTCGAAGAGTTCACCGCAAATGTCTATTCTCCGGTACAACCAGCAAGTCCATTCAGTGGAACGTCTTCTGTATCTG GATCTACAACAAGCGTGCAATCCACAGCATCGTCAAACCTTGCAGCGGCACTTATAGATTCGCATCAGGGTCGTTCTGGTCTACGCAGTACTTCGGCAACAAGCAATGATACTCGTGCAAATAGAGGTGACTAA